A DNA window from Rhineura floridana isolate rRhiFlo1 chromosome 11, rRhiFlo1.hap2, whole genome shotgun sequence contains the following coding sequences:
- the LOC133367316 gene encoding vomeronasal type-2 receptor 26-like: MVVLAILVLVLLLQVTCRVPVAKCTSSDRLPILHKYYQSGDFIIAGIISQIFMFSRPITFQKRPSHELFDNRVVLLQNYQHILALVFAVKEINENPLILPNVTLGFYIYNSYFTASWTYLASMELLSTQDMFFPNYKCDFQNNVVAVIGGPNFDVCLNMATFLSIYKIPQLIYGSTLRMNNNNPGVSFHQMFPNGAHQYRGILQLLLHFRWTWIGVLSEGDASSKRFVQYALPEFSQRGICFDFIERFPTISFSSEFTGMIAQGFGTAKILMASSANVVVIHGEIQTVVTLRMLLHISAFEDIPMKTESKVWIMAAQMDFISIAIQRCWDVNFIHGAISFAVYSKPLLGFQEFLQMRNPSSEREDGFIKVFWEQAFNCVFPSLVVDENSGEICTGEEKLENLPRSVFEMSMTGHSYSIYNAMYAVAHALHDIHLPKFRKEDGWRWKIVNLQQWQLHHFLQRISFNNTAGEEISFDQNGEIIAGFDILNWVTFPNQSFLKIKVGIIDPQAVTEKVFTIHEDAIVWPHRFNQTQPLSLCNDVCHPGYSKTKKEGQSFCCYDCLPCPEGMISNKTDTDVCFQCPEEQYPNNYQDVCIPKNISFLSYKEPLGMSMASSALSFSFLTALVFWIFIKHRDVPIVKASNRNLTYTLLISLLFSFLCTLLFIGQPGKLTCLLRQTAFGIIFSVAVSCVLAKTIVVVLAFTATNPGSVMRRCVGNQLSYSIILSSSFIQVIICTIWLATSPPFPDFDMYSIDEEIVLECNEGSTLMFYCVLGFMGFLAIVSFTVAFLARNLPDSFNEAKFITFSMLVFCSVWLSFVPTYLSTKGKYMVAVEVFSILASSAGLLGFIFFPKCYIILLKPELNNQRLLGKRKN, from the exons ATGGTAGTACTTGCCATATTGGTATTAGTGCTGTTGCTTCAGGTGACATGCAGGGTTCCAGTTGCCAAATGTACCAGCAGTGACCGTCTTCCTATTCTTCACAAATATTATCAGTCAGGAGACTTCATTATTGCTGGCATCATTTCCCAGATCTTCATGTTTTCCAGACCAATAACGTTCCAAAAACGTCCCTCTCATGAACTCTTTGATAACCGTGT GGTACTGCTTCAGAATTACCAGCACATCCTGGCCTTGGTATTTGCAGTAAAGGAAATAAATGAAAACCCCCTGATTTTACCAAATGTTACCCTGGGCTTCTACATCTATAACAGCTATTTCACTGCAAGCTGGACCTATCTTGCCTCAATGGAACTTCTCTCCACGCAGGACATGTTTTTCCCAAACTATAAATGTGACTTCCAGAACAATGTAGTAGCTGTCATCGGGGGACCTAACTTTGATGTCTGTCTCAACATGGCAACCTTCCTGAGCATCTACAAGATTCCCCAG CTCATATATGGTTCTACTCTGAGGATGAACAACAACAATCCAGGTGTTTCCTTCCACCAGATGTTCCCAAATGGGGCTCATCAGTATAGGGGGATTCTCCAGTTACTGCTGCATTTCAGGTGGACATGGATTGGGGTACTTTCTGAGGGAGATGCCAGTTCAAAGAGATTTGTACAATATGCTCTTCCTGAGTTTTCTCAGAGAGGGATCTGCTTTGACTTCATAGAAAGATTCCCCACAATAAGTTTTTCCAGCGAGTTCACTGGAATGATTGCACAGGGCTTTGGAACAGCAAAGATTCTCATGGCAAGCTCTGCCAATGTGGTCGTTATACATGGTGAAATTCAGACAGTGGTTACTTTGAGAATGTTGCTTCATATTTCAGCTTTTGAGGATATACCAATGAAAACAGAAAGTAAAGTCTGGATAATGGCAGCCCAGATGGATTTTATATCAATTGCTATTCAAAGATGCTGGGATGTAAATTTCATCCATGGTGCTATATCCTTTGCAGTTTACTCAAAGCCACTACTAGGATTCCAGGAATTTCTTCAGATGAGAAACCCTTCCTCAGAAAGAGAAGATGGTTTTATTAAGGTATTTTGGGAACAGGCATTTAACTGTGTGTTCCCAAGTTTGGTGGTAGATGAAAATAGTGGAGAAATCTGCACTGGGGAGGAGAAACTGGAGAATCTTCCTCGGTctgtttttgaaatgagcatgactggccacagctacagcatctacaATGCTATGTACGctgtggcacatgctttgcatgacatTCATTTACCCAAATTCAGAAAGGAGGatggatggagatggaagattgTGAATCTACAACAATGGCAG ctccaCCACTTTCTACAAAGGATCTCATTTAACAACACTGCTGGGGAGGAAATTTCCTTTGACCAAAATGGGGAAATCATAGCTGGATTTGATATTTTGAATTGGGTCACATTCCCAAACCAGTCCTTTCTTAAGATCAAAGTAGGAATAATTGACCCACAGGCTGTCACAGAAAAAGTGTTCACCATTCATGAAGATGCTATTGTGTGGCCCCACAGATTTAACCAG ACACAACCTCTTTCACTGTGTAATGATGTTTGTCATCCAGGTTATAGCAAGACAAAGAAGGAAGGGCAGtcattttgctgctatgattgtcTTCCATGTCCAGAAGGGATGATCTCAAACAAAACAG ATACGGATGTCTGTTTTCAATGCCCTGAAGAACAGTACCCAAACAATTACCAGGATGTATGCATCCCTAAGAACATAAGCTTCTTGTCTTATAAAGAGCCTTTGGGGATGAGCATGGCCAGTTCTGctctttccttctctttcctcACAGCTTTGGTGTTTTGGATCTTCATTAAGCATCGGGACGTTCCCATAGTCAAAGCCAGCAACCGGAACCTCACTTACACTCTCCTCATCTCCCTGCTTTTCTCCTTCCTTTGCACTTTGCTATTTATTGGCCAGCCTGGGAAATTGACATGTCTTCTTCGACAAACtgcttttggcatcatcttctcgGTGGCAGTTTCTTGTGTGTTGGCCAAGACCATAGTTGTTGTTCTAGCATTCACTGCTACCAATCCAGGGTCAGTAATGAGAAGATGTGTTGGGAATCAACTGTCTTACTCCATTATTCTTTCAAGCTCCTTTATTCAAGTCATTATTTGTACCATATGGCTGGCAAcatctcccccattcccagattttGACATGTACTCGATAGATGAAGAAATTGTTCTGGAATGTAATGAAGGTTCAACTCTCATGTTTTATTGTGTCTTGGGCTTTATGGGCTTCCTGGCCATTGTTagcttcactgtggctttcctagccaggaatCTGCCTGACAGTTTTAATGAGGCCAAGtttatcaccttcagcatgttagTATTCTGCAGTGTTTGGTTGTCCTTTGTTCCAACCTACTTGAGCACAAAAGGGAAATATATGGTGGCTGtggaggtcttctctatcttggcctccagtgctgggttaTTGGGCTTCATATTTTTCCCCAAATGTTACATCATTTTGCTGAAGCCTGAACTGAACAACCAGAGGCTGTTAGGAAAAAGGAAGAATTAG